A segment of the Bdellovibrio sp. ArHS genome:
GCAAAGGGTTGTTTGCTGGAAAGTCGCCGGCCAAGGCCGATTATGATTTTGTCACTCGAGAAATGTTAGGATTTATCTAAGAGGTGTATATGCCAGAGATTAAGCACTACGACGGTAAAAAGAAGCACGCAGGTAAAGGGGGCCATAAAAAAGGCTCGCACCATGATAAGCATGCGCAAAAACGCCGCCCTCATCATGAGATCGAAGCCGATGAGGCGATGCATGACGAAGAGAATGTCGAAATGGAAACAGCCGCGATCATGAACGATGCGGGAGTGATCGTTGACGAAGCAGAAGTCACGATTGAGGAAGCGGACGCGATCAACACGGAAGCTCAGAATGAAGGTGTGCGCGCCGAAGAAATCACGGTGGAAGCGCAGCGGGTTTCTGAAGAAGACACTTCGCATGAAGATATGATGTCGACACACGAAGAAGGGCCTAAAAAGATTCACTTGGAGTTTTATGGCAGTGAATTGATTCGTATGAAGGCACCCAAAGTGATGGAGCTTGCTGATACTGTTGCTGAAGAATGGGTTCATGACGGACAATTTGAAGGTCTTCCTGTTGGACATCCCTTGGCGCAGATCGCGGCAGCAAAGGCTTTACGTACAGCCAAAGATGTCGAAAAGAAATTGGAAGAAAAGGGTGTTTTCGTCATGGCGAAAATGGGCTTAGACTACGTGAAGTCTAAGATCGAAAAGAAATAAAAAGGCGCCATGTCCAATCGTGCCAATCGTTTGAAGGATATTTTAAGTCAGGCTCTTGTTCCCGCTCATCTAGAAATCGAGAACGAGAGCTTTATGCATGCCGTCCCTGCGGGCAGCGAAACCCATTTTAAAATTTTAGTGGTCTCTGAGAAGTTTGTCGGAAAGTCGCGCATTGACCGGCAACGAATGATCAACGAGCTTTTACAAGAAGAGTTGCAGAGTGGTTTGCATGCCCTGACGCAGAAAACGTTGACGCCGGATGAATGGGAAAAGCAAAAAGCCGCTCTTAATTTTGAATCCCCCGCATGTCTTGGGGGAGGAAAACACGACCGAAAATAAATCTATTCGCTGAATTCGTTCAGTTTTGACTTGAGCTCGCCCAACAGGCGTTTGACCTCCTGAAGCTGCTCTTCTTCAGGGGAGACGCGATTGGACATCTGCTCTGTCAAATTATCCCAGGTGTTAAGAGCTTGCGTAAGATCCTTATTCAGGTTCCCAAACAGCGATTTGCGCGCAGAAGAAGCCGGCTTATCGGAGTTCTCCGAAGGACCCGGGCCCTCTA
Coding sequences within it:
- a CDS encoding BolA family protein encodes the protein MSNRANRLKDILSQALVPAHLEIENESFMHAVPAGSETHFKILVVSEKFVGKSRIDRQRMINELLQEELQSGLHALTQKTLTPDEWEKQKAALNFESPACLGGGKHDRK